The Gloeothece verrucosa PCC 7822 genome contains a region encoding:
- a CDS encoding beta strand repeat-containing protein yields MATITGTTGNDNLAGTDSGDNINGGSGNDTISGNAGGDEIYGEDGDDVLNGGNDGDALLGGIGNDILNGDAGNDNLFSDAGNDTINGGSGTDNYNADYSNASSGLIMTYDSATGNGTIVVGSEIDTFTSIELFNYFQGTNFNDVIFGGSANDFRINGGSGNDTISGNAGGDEIYGDDGDDVLNGGNDGDALRGGIGNDILNGDAGNDGLFSDAGNDTINGGSGTDNYNADYSNASSGLIMTYDSATGNGTIVVGSETDTFTSIELFNYFQGTNFNDVIFGGSANDFRINGGSGNDTISGNAGGDEIYGDDGDDVLNGGNDGDALRGGIGNDILNGDAGNDGLFSDAGNDTINGGSGTDNYNADYSNASSGLIMTYDSATGNGTIVVGSETDTFTSIELFNYFQGTNFNDVIFGGSANDFRINGGSGNDTISGNAGGDEIYGEDGNDVLNGGNDGDALFGGIGNDILNGDAGNDYLSGGNGNDTLQGTNNGVGERDPLEGGTESDRFILGDTTKIFYDDGNSTLAGSNDYAQINDFNPTEDIIQLNGSSNNYLLTVSGSNTNLYINKPGTEPDELIAIIQNQTGLSLTNPYFSYVSSNSAPVLNDTTLTVPENSPLNTLVGTITATDADNNPLTYSITAGNPNLDGDATPAFTINNNGQIRVADPDDIDFERNPNNPLTVTVSDGSLTDTATITVNLTDVIETPNRPPVANDATFTLVKTSPINTAVGTVTATDPDNNPLTYSITAGNLDSDGDNIKAFSISNAGVITITDPDDISSQTNPFNLTVTVSDGNLTDTAAITVNLTSPVNRAPVVNDGVFSISKNTANGTVVGTINATDPDNNPLTYSIIAGNPDTDGDNIKAFAISNTGVITVTDKDDILAQTNPFNLTVQGSDGNLTDTGIATINLNNVNPLSFQLKLYEDNNGAVGSEITGNTAIKGNKFFAEILVGDTRTNAAGLVINALNFNFAPDVAQNLNNFSDISNVNNPLVTSNFPLFRGGTLDNTNGTITNLSGGSLPQGNQGSAIGINQLSRFGLLQFDVVGTRDNSNLTLTFDASQIGFADGTFADPNDTLTLTRNIIINDAPIVNQINNVNLAERSAAGTVVVADNLVEATDDNLTGQAVTFSLSTSPKDASGNGLFAINATTGEITLTQAGFNTIDYESGVTSYQLGVKATDGFKLSTERLFSVNITNVNEAGISVDKTAITFGTRLSQYRQGATDSLFVRPNFADKTQFIEITNTAVGTNDILAISSITINAQNVTTNANFSNGDLLLNPGETRRIALNYAPKAAREDFNLLNGLVINSNAQNSPAFNIQLAGKSTFNSDISYDGKVNLTDLNTLQRPGLFGSSSGQNNYDPTADITGDGRINLAELVSLNAEFGLVV; encoded by the coding sequence ATGGCGACTATTACTGGTACCACAGGGAATGATAATTTAGCTGGAACCGATAGTGGGGACAATATCAACGGAGGGAGTGGAAACGACACCATTTCGGGTAATGCTGGGGGTGACGAAATTTATGGGGAAGATGGAGATGATGTCCTCAATGGTGGCAATGATGGTGACGCTCTTCTTGGAGGTATAGGTAATGATATTCTCAATGGAGATGCTGGAAATGATAATCTTTTCAGTGATGCTGGAAATGATACTATTAATGGTGGCAGTGGGACAGATAATTACAATGCAGACTACAGTAATGCCAGCAGTGGATTAATCATGACTTACGACAGTGCTACTGGAAATGGTACTATTGTTGTAGGTAGTGAAATTGATACCTTTACTTCCATTGAACTATTTAATTACTTCCAGGGAACTAACTTTAATGATGTCATTTTTGGTGGTTCTGCTAACGACTTCCGTATCAACGGAGGGAGTGGAAACGACACCATTTCAGGTAATGCTGGGGGTGACGAAATTTATGGAGATGATGGAGATGATGTCCTCAATGGTGGCAATGATGGTGACGCTCTTCGTGGAGGTATAGGTAATGATATTCTCAATGGAGATGCTGGAAATGATGGTCTTTTCAGTGATGCTGGAAATGATACTATTAATGGTGGCAGTGGGACAGATAATTACAATGCAGACTACAGTAATGCCAGCAGTGGATTAATCATGACTTACGACAGTGCTACTGGAAATGGTACTATTGTTGTAGGTAGTGAAACTGATACCTTTACTTCCATTGAACTATTTAATTACTTCCAGGGAACTAACTTTAATGATGTCATTTTTGGTGGTTCTGCTAACGACTTCCGTATCAACGGAGGGAGTGGAAACGACACCATTTCGGGTAATGCTGGGGGTGACGAAATTTATGGAGATGATGGAGATGATGTCCTCAATGGTGGCAATGATGGTGACGCTCTTCGTGGAGGTATAGGTAATGATATTCTCAATGGAGATGCTGGAAATGATGGTCTTTTCAGTGATGCTGGAAATGATACTATTAATGGTGGCAGTGGGACAGATAATTACAATGCAGACTACAGTAATGCCAGCAGTGGATTAATCATGACTTACGACAGTGCTACTGGAAATGGTACTATTGTTGTAGGTAGTGAAACTGATACCTTTACTTCCATTGAACTATTTAATTACTTCCAGGGAACTAACTTTAATGATGTCATTTTTGGTGGTTCTGCTAACGACTTCCGTATCAACGGAGGGAGTGGAAACGACACCATTTCAGGTAATGCTGGGGGTGACGAAATTTATGGGGAAGATGGAAATGATGTCCTCAATGGTGGCAATGATGGTGACGCTCTTTTTGGAGGTATAGGTAATGATATCCTCAATGGGGATGCTGGAAATGACTATCTATCTGGTGGTAATGGAAATGATACCCTACAAGGAACAAATAACGGTGTCGGTGAACGAGATCCCCTAGAAGGAGGAACAGAAAGCGATCGCTTTATCCTTGGAGATACGACAAAAATCTTTTATGATGATGGTAATAGCACCCTTGCAGGCAGTAACGACTACGCCCAAATCAATGACTTTAACCCCACCGAGGATATTATTCAGCTTAACGGTTCAAGTAATAATTATTTGTTGACGGTTTCTGGTAGTAATACTAACCTCTACATCAACAAACCTGGAACCGAACCCGATGAATTAATTGCGATTATTCAAAATCAAACAGGATTGAGTCTAACAAACCCTTACTTTAGCTATGTTAGCTCAAATAGCGCACCCGTCCTCAACGATACTACCCTCACCGTCCCCGAAAATAGTCCCTTAAACACCCTTGTAGGCACAATTACCGCCACCGATGCCGATAATAACCCTTTAACCTACAGTATCACCGCAGGGAATCCCAACCTTGATGGTGACGCAACCCCCGCCTTTACCATCAATAATAACGGACAAATTCGCGTTGCTGACCCCGATGACATCGACTTTGAACGCAACCCCAATAACCCCTTAACCGTCACCGTCAGCGATGGTAGCTTAACCGACACCGCAACCATTACCGTTAACCTCACCGATGTCATCGAAACCCCCAACCGTCCCCCCGTCGCTAACGATGCTACTTTTACCCTCGTTAAAACCAGTCCCATTAATACCGCAGTCGGTACAGTTACCGCAACTGACCCCGATAATAACCCCTTAACCTACAGTATCACCGCCGGAAATTTAGACAGCGATGGGGATAATATCAAAGCATTTAGTATTAGTAATGCGGGGGTAATTACTATTACTGACCCTGACGATATTAGCAGTCAAACAAACCCCTTTAACCTAACAGTTACGGTTAGCGATGGGAACTTAACCGATACTGCCGCTATTACCGTTAATTTAACCAGTCCTGTCAACCGTGCGCCAGTCGTTAATGATGGTGTTTTCAGCATTTCAAAAAACACTGCTAACGGTACAGTAGTCGGCACAATTAACGCCACAGACCCCGATAATAACCCCTTAACCTACAGTATTATTGCGGGTAATCCAGACACAGATGGGGATAATATCAAGGCATTTGCTATTAGTAATACGGGGGTAATTACTGTTACTGACAAAGATGATATTCTAGCCCAAACTAACCCCTTTAATCTTACCGTTCAGGGAAGTGACGGCAACTTAACCGATACCGGAATAGCTACCATTAACCTCAATAATGTTAACCCCCTTTCCTTCCAACTGAAACTCTATGAAGACAATAACGGCGCAGTAGGCAGTGAAATTACCGGCAATACTGCCATCAAAGGCAATAAATTCTTTGCCGAAATTTTAGTGGGAGATACTCGTACCAATGCGGCAGGATTAGTCATCAATGCGCTTAACTTTAATTTTGCTCCTGATGTCGCCCAAAACCTCAATAACTTCTCAGACATTAGTAATGTCAATAATCCCTTAGTTACCTCTAATTTTCCTCTATTCCGAGGGGGAACATTAGACAATACTAATGGGACAATTACTAACCTGAGTGGCGGTTCACTTCCTCAAGGAAATCAAGGTTCTGCTATTGGTATTAATCAACTCTCTCGCTTTGGTTTACTGCAATTTGATGTCGTCGGAACCAGGGATAATTCAAACCTAACCCTTACCTTTGATGCCAGTCAAATTGGTTTCGCCGATGGAACCTTCGCCGACCCCAACGACACACTTACCCTAACTCGTAATATTATCATCAATGATGCTCCTATTGTTAACCAGATTAACAACGTTAACCTAGCAGAAAGAAGTGCCGCCGGAACCGTTGTAGTAGCGGATAACTTAGTAGAAGCAACCGATGATAATTTAACCGGCCAAGCAGTAACATTTAGCCTCAGTACCTCCCCCAAAGATGCGTCAGGAAATGGCCTTTTTGCTATCAATGCTACCACTGGAGAAATTACTCTCACTCAAGCCGGTTTTAATACCATTGACTACGAAAGTGGAGTTACATCCTATCAATTAGGAGTGAAAGCAACCGACGGATTTAAACTTTCTACAGAACGCCTATTTAGCGTCAATATTACCAACGTTAATGAAGCAGGAATCTCTGTCGATAAAACTGCCATTACTTTTGGGACTCGCCTCTCTCAATACCGACAAGGTGCAACAGATAGCCTTTTTGTTCGTCCCAATTTTGCCGATAAAACCCAATTCATTGAAATTACTAATACCGCCGTAGGAACCAATGATATTCTGGCTATTTCTAGTATTACTATCAATGCTCAAAATGTTACGACTAATGCTAACTTTAGCAATGGTGATCTTTTACTAAATCCTGGAGAAACTCGCCGAATTGCTTTAAATTATGCCCCCAAAGCGGCGCGAGAAGACTTTAACTTACTTAATGGATTAGTCATCAATAGTAATGCTCAAAACAGTCCAGCGTTCAATATTCAACTAGCCGGAAAATCTACC
- a CDS encoding WD40 repeat domain-containing protein — translation MPNLNTSPTVKKRILLFLERLLTHVNNESPDKGFWSNQLSYQWLKDSESHPKLIVNTTLKILTDFCHGITKQKLKATITVEQMRNDLKVLQEWEILIDNRVKTQGTAKLHFTLNLWHSSTEENLRKFEEEWDKRKSGGSPNLANQTEINYDNFGLIPDISQIYGREKELALLKEKFFQNTTPCKIIGILGIAGIGKTSLICKLIEQIHEEFRHVIYWSFLNPPLPLEFLENTSNIISQHISFNAEDKFKIKLIKFIKILAKSRCLLFLDNIDAIIEDENYREYSEILQAIGQSKHKSCLIITSRKIPQELESLAGNKTSTYFLELQGLDYQTGQQIFRDIDTFHGSDDEWRFLIQQVCHGNPLFIKSIAHHIQRLHHNNLSDFLLKGNLLIEKIESILNSYFEQLSDLEKAIIFELAINRNPVCLSELKQNIIIEPDSKSIEEGIRSLSTKILLDKKDDYFTTHPLMIEYFTQKIITIATEEIKTKNFQLLRSNALTKATVSDYIKKIQVNVILHPIIKNLIHNFQENNVESKLIECLNTLKHKPSGQIGGIAGNIINLLNILKKGHLRHYDFSHIPIRQVDFSNIKLNQVDFSYSQFFDCIFPQTCGSILSISCSQFNRSLQREYLLATGDSHGMIYLWKVKQDGKLELSKSFPAHGSWVWSVALNAEGQLLASGGQDGILKIWSITTDPSLNCHSLPHPSQKHHAPIRSVTFSPDSKFLATGSEDKTIKIWSVDTGECLHTLEGHQERVGGVTFSPNGQLLASGSADKTIKIWLVETGKCLHTLKGHQDWVWQVAFSSDGQLLASGSGDKTIKIWSIIEEKYQNIDTLKGHENWIWSIAFSPDGQYIASGSEDFTLRLWSVKTRECLQCFRGYGNRLSSIAFSPDSQYILSGSIDRSIRLWSIKNHKCLRQINGHTDWICSVAFSPDGKTLVSGSGDQTIRLWSVESGEVIKILQEKDDWVLLYQVAVSPNAQLIASTSHDNTIKLWDLKTGEKYTFAPEHQKRVWALAFSPNSQMLVSGSGDNSVKLWSVPRRFCLKTFQEHQAWVLSVAFSPDGTLIATGSEDRTIKLWSIEDDLTQSLQTFKGHQGRIWSVAFSPDGQLLASSSDDQTVKLWKVEDGTLINSFEGHKSWVWSVDFSPEGKLLASGGDDATILIWDVETGQRRQLPCEHTKSVRSVCFSPNGQTLASASEDETIKLWNVKTGECQNTLYYPRLYEQTNITGVEGLNCETINTMKILGAFIVD, via the coding sequence ATGCCCAATCTCAATACCAGTCCTACCGTCAAAAAACGAATTTTGCTCTTCTTAGAAAGACTATTAACTCATGTTAATAACGAATCACCAGATAAAGGTTTTTGGTCGAATCAACTATCCTATCAGTGGCTGAAAGATAGTGAATCACATCCTAAGCTGATTGTCAATACAACTTTAAAAATATTAACAGATTTTTGTCACGGAATTACTAAGCAAAAGTTAAAGGCTACCATTACTGTGGAACAGATGAGAAATGACCTTAAGGTTTTACAAGAATGGGAAATACTAATAGATAATAGAGTCAAAACTCAAGGCACAGCAAAATTGCACTTTACTCTAAATCTTTGGCATTCATCGACAGAAGAAAATTTGAGAAAATTTGAGGAAGAGTGGGATAAGCGTAAATCTGGTGGCAGCCCAAACTTAGCTAATCAAACAGAAATAAATTATGATAATTTCGGATTGATTCCTGATATTTCTCAGATTTATGGTAGAGAGAAAGAACTAGCATTATTAAAAGAAAAGTTTTTTCAAAATACTACTCCCTGTAAAATTATCGGAATTTTAGGAATAGCAGGAATCGGAAAAACATCCCTTATCTGTAAACTTATTGAACAAATTCACGAAGAATTTCGCCATGTTATTTATTGGTCTTTTTTGAATCCCCCTTTACCCCTAGAATTTCTTGAAAATACAAGTAATATTATTTCACAACATATCAGTTTCAATGCAGAAGATAAATTTAAAATAAAACTGATAAAATTTATCAAGATACTAGCAAAATCTCGTTGTTTATTATTTTTAGATAATATTGATGCAATTATTGAGGATGAAAACTATCGAGAATATAGCGAAATTTTACAAGCAATTGGTCAGTCAAAGCACAAAAGCTGTTTAATTATAACCAGTCGAAAAATTCCTCAAGAACTTGAATCGTTAGCAGGAAATAAGACTTCAACCTATTTCCTAGAGTTACAAGGACTTGACTATCAAACTGGACAGCAAATTTTTAGAGATATTGACACCTTTCATGGCTCAGACGATGAATGGCGATTTTTAATTCAACAAGTCTGTCATGGCAATCCTTTATTCATCAAATCTATCGCTCATCATATTCAACGACTTCATCATAATAACCTCTCGGATTTTCTTTTGAAAGGTAATCTTCTTATAGAAAAAATAGAGTCTATTTTAAATTCTTACTTTGAGCAACTATCTGATTTAGAAAAAGCGATTATTTTTGAGTTAGCGATTAATCGAAATCCAGTTTGTTTGTCAGAATTAAAACAGAATATTATAATTGAACCTGACAGCAAAAGTATAGAAGAAGGGATTAGATCATTATCTACAAAAATTCTGTTAGATAAAAAAGATGACTACTTTACAACACATCCTCTAATGATTGAATATTTCACTCAAAAAATCATTACAATAGCAACAGAAGAAATTAAAACTAAAAATTTCCAATTATTAAGAAGTAACGCCTTGACTAAAGCTACTGTTTCGGATTATATAAAGAAGATTCAAGTTAATGTTATTTTACACCCAATAATTAAGAATTTAATTCATAATTTTCAAGAAAATAATGTAGAAAGCAAACTAATTGAGTGTTTAAATACATTAAAACATAAGCCTTCTGGACAAATTGGTGGCATTGCTGGCAATATTATAAACTTACTTAATATACTGAAAAAAGGTCATTTAAGACACTATGATTTTTCCCATATCCCTATTCGACAAGTCGATTTCTCAAACATTAAACTCAACCAAGTAGATTTTTCATATTCGCAGTTTTTTGACTGTATTTTTCCTCAAACTTGTGGCAGTATTTTATCAATTTCTTGTAGTCAGTTCAATCGCTCTCTTCAAAGAGAATATCTTTTAGCAACTGGTGACAGTCATGGAATGATTTACCTCTGGAAAGTCAAACAAGACGGAAAATTAGAATTAAGCAAAAGTTTTCCTGCCCATGGAAGCTGGGTGTGGTCAGTAGCCCTAAATGCTGAGGGACAGTTACTAGCAAGTGGAGGACAAGACGGAATTTTAAAAATTTGGTCTATTACAACAGATCCATCTCTAAATTGTCATTCTTTGCCCCATCCTTCTCAAAAACATCATGCTCCTATTAGATCAGTTACTTTTAGTCCTGATAGTAAGTTTCTAGCGACAGGAAGTGAGGACAAAACTATCAAAATATGGTCAGTTGACACAGGAGAATGTCTCCACACCCTTGAAGGGCATCAAGAACGAGTAGGTGGTGTTACCTTTAGTCCAAATGGTCAACTTTTAGCAAGTGGGAGTGCTGATAAAACTATCAAAATATGGTTAGTTGAAACTGGAAAATGTCTCCATACTCTTAAAGGACACCAAGATTGGGTTTGGCAAGTTGCCTTTAGTTCAGATGGTCAACTTCTAGCAAGTGGCAGTGGAGATAAAACCATCAAAATATGGTCTATTATAGAAGAAAAATACCAAAATATTGATACTTTAAAAGGACATGAAAACTGGATCTGGTCAATTGCTTTTAGCCCAGATGGTCAATATATAGCCAGTGGTAGTGAAGATTTTACACTGCGATTATGGTCAGTTAAAACCAGAGAATGTCTTCAGTGTTTTAGGGGATATGGCAATCGATTATCATCAATTGCTTTCAGCCCCGATAGTCAATATATCTTGAGTGGTTCTATAGATCGTTCTATCAGATTATGGTCTATTAAAAACCATAAATGTCTTCGACAGATTAATGGTCATACTGACTGGATCTGTTCAGTAGCTTTTAGCCCCGATGGAAAAACATTGGTAAGTGGGAGTGGAGATCAAACGATTAGATTATGGTCAGTTGAAAGTGGCGAAGTGATTAAAATTTTACAAGAAAAAGATGATTGGGTTTTATTATATCAAGTCGCGGTTAGTCCGAATGCTCAATTGATTGCTAGTACCAGTCACGATAACACCATCAAACTCTGGGATCTCAAGACAGGTGAAAAGTACACTTTTGCCCCAGAACATCAAAAGCGAGTGTGGGCACTTGCTTTTAGTCCCAATAGTCAAATGCTGGTGAGTGGTAGTGGAGACAATTCTGTTAAGCTTTGGTCAGTTCCGAGAAGATTTTGTCTCAAAACTTTTCAGGAACATCAGGCTTGGGTATTATCAGTAGCTTTTAGTCCTGACGGAACATTAATAGCAACTGGTAGTGAAGATCGAACTATTAAACTCTGGTCTATTGAAGATGATCTGACTCAATCTTTGCAGACTTTTAAAGGTCATCAAGGAAGAATCTGGTCTGTTGCCTTTAGCCCTGACGGTCAGCTATTAGCCAGTTCAAGTGATGATCAAACGGTCAAACTTTGGAAAGTCGAAGATGGTACATTAATTAATAGTTTTGAAGGTCATAAATCTTGGGTATGGTCAGTGGATTTTAGTCCCGAGGGAAAGTTACTAGCAAGCGGGGGTGATGACGCAACAATCCTAATTTGGGATGTTGAGACAGGTCAACGTCGTCAACTCCCGTGTGAACATACTAAAAGTGTGAGGTCAGTGTGTTTTAGTCCCAACGGTCAAACATTGGCCAGCGCAAGTGAAGACGAGACCATTAAACTTTGGAATGTAAAAACAGGAGAATGTCAAAATACTTTATATTATCCTAGACTTTATGAACAAACAAATATTACGGGAGTAGAAGGGTTGAATTGTGAAACGATCAACACAATGAAAATTTTAGGAGCGTTTATTGTCGATTAA
- a CDS encoding Mov34/MPN/PAD-1 family protein, which yields MSSDQSIKTIFSQKSFLAIAAETYESYKTETGGIFLGIRTPNKWYILETLDPGLNPIFRPGYFEYDNAYINHLSNKIARFYREPIEVLGLWHRHPGSFDYFSLTDDRINKKYASQHSEGAISALVNFDPFFRLTMYHVSLPSQPQLRPQYTKLSIQIGDQLIPKKLLIIKSLSDYLSIFND from the coding sequence ATGTCAAGTGACCAGAGTATCAAAACTATTTTTTCTCAGAAATCATTTTTAGCCATTGCGGCTGAAACTTATGAAAGCTATAAAACAGAAACAGGCGGCATTTTTTTAGGAATTAGAACCCCCAATAAATGGTATATTTTAGAAACCTTAGATCCGGGTCTAAATCCTATCTTTCGCCCCGGCTATTTTGAGTATGATAATGCTTATATTAACCACCTGTCTAACAAAATTGCCAGATTTTACCGAGAACCTATAGAAGTTCTTGGGCTATGGCATAGACATCCGGGCAGTTTTGATTACTTTTCCTTAACTGATGATAGAATTAATAAAAAATATGCTTCTCAACATTCTGAGGGAGCTATTTCTGCCTTAGTTAATTTTGACCCATTTTTTCGATTAACTATGTATCATGTTTCCCTCCCTTCTCAACCTCAGTTACGACCCCAATATACTAAGCTTTCTATACAAATTGGAGATCAATTAATTCCCAAAAAATTACTAATTATCAAATCTTTATCCGATTATTTATCAATATTTAATGATTAA
- a CDS encoding type IV secretory system conjugative DNA transfer family protein, with protein MEVNQSNSVKQPLNFVTELANNPKGFQELWERLERDKTLNIQLTGASAGAWFVLASIVAVLGGSGSAIGMIFLVALYHFGWGFYVIRHIFGYVLSKTTRLVVFTEWLRDYWRWFLFGLTGLLFLYFSVWFGTIASLIVGGIAMKKLTGPLRQEYFAGSRPMLFRWLESDYRRKLSSRDRGIFFGGLTIPSSEAHTHFRITGAAGSGKTNLLRLFMQSFLPQIQPGSHNRALIYDPKSEFLPVIVGMGVSQNIVRILNPFDDRAYAWDLAKDLTRDRDANELANILIPEKPNSQGNSDFFDQASRRILSSITRFFMRSAPGAWTLRDLVLAAQHLELITLLLSQDKKLKRSLLVLGSGDTIGNVMSTVAARIGDGLETVAAHCDYHIREGRTFTLSEWLEGSSILILGADPESESTLQPLNQLLFTRASQMLLSRKGAEQSWGTSYIILDELKTLGKINKLDQIAEMGRSFGVSLTIAFQTYSQLEQVYGDKVANALIAQFDKSAYLRTKDQPTAKWASEQIGDMKVVWKGVNQSHTQGQMLFSGSQTEGWGEQRDSNPVARPDDFMNMPKPDKDTRQGINGWYRVDNHVYHHEITSSFLSQYLMSESKGVRRLIEVPQLAEDLRLWDEEDVYRLGIHQVLAELDSEQLKNLPVEDWIELPAPHNALSLPGDLDDSSDEDY; from the coding sequence ATGGAAGTAAATCAGAGTAACTCGGTTAAGCAGCCATTAAATTTTGTAACAGAGCTAGCGAACAATCCAAAGGGTTTTCAAGAGCTTTGGGAACGTCTGGAGCGCGATAAAACCCTGAATATTCAGTTGACTGGGGCGAGCGCAGGGGCATGGTTTGTGCTTGCCAGTATTGTCGCTGTATTGGGTGGTTCAGGAAGCGCAATTGGCATGATCTTTTTAGTCGCACTGTATCATTTTGGCTGGGGTTTTTATGTTATACGCCACATTTTTGGCTATGTTTTGTCAAAAACAACCAGATTAGTTGTTTTTACAGAGTGGTTGAGGGATTACTGGCGTTGGTTCCTGTTTGGTTTGACTGGTCTCTTATTCCTGTACTTTTCTGTCTGGTTTGGTACGATTGCCTCTTTGATTGTGGGAGGTATCGCCATGAAAAAACTGACAGGGCCATTACGTCAAGAATACTTTGCTGGTAGCCGTCCAATGCTATTTCGATGGTTAGAAAGTGATTATCGCCGGAAGTTGTCCTCTAGGGATCGAGGGATATTCTTTGGTGGTCTGACTATCCCTTCTAGCGAAGCTCACACTCACTTTCGCATTACTGGTGCGGCAGGAAGTGGTAAGACGAATCTCCTAAGACTCTTTATGCAATCGTTTCTCCCTCAAATACAGCCTGGTAGTCACAACAGAGCTTTAATTTACGATCCGAAAAGTGAATTTCTGCCTGTTATTGTGGGAATGGGGGTATCGCAGAATATAGTGAGAATCCTCAACCCGTTTGATGATAGGGCTTATGCTTGGGATTTAGCTAAGGATTTAACCCGTGATCGAGATGCTAATGAGTTAGCCAATATTCTCATACCAGAAAAACCTAACAGCCAGGGAAATTCTGATTTCTTTGACCAAGCATCCCGAAGAATTCTCTCTAGTATTACCCGTTTTTTTATGCGTTCAGCCCCTGGCGCTTGGACGTTACGGGATTTAGTTCTAGCCGCCCAACACCTTGAACTGATCACTCTGCTTTTAAGTCAGGATAAAAAACTTAAACGTAGTTTACTGGTACTTGGATCTGGCGATACTATCGGCAATGTAATGAGTACAGTAGCGGCTCGCATTGGGGATGGACTGGAAACGGTAGCAGCGCACTGTGACTACCATATTCGTGAGGGTCGAACTTTTACCCTTTCTGAGTGGTTAGAAGGAAGTTCAATTCTAATTTTGGGAGCCGATCCTGAATCAGAATCGACCTTACAACCCCTTAACCAACTGTTATTTACCCGTGCATCTCAAATGTTGCTCAGTCGCAAGGGAGCAGAGCAATCTTGGGGAACATCCTACATCATTCTTGATGAGCTAAAAACATTGGGGAAAATCAACAAACTTGATCAAATAGCTGAGATGGGGCGTTCTTTTGGGGTTTCTCTCACAATTGCCTTTCAAACTTATAGCCAGCTAGAACAGGTTTATGGAGATAAAGTCGCTAATGCTCTAATTGCTCAGTTTGATAAATCTGCCTATTTAAGAACAAAAGACCAACCAACTGCTAAATGGGCTTCTGAGCAAATAGGAGATATGAAAGTGGTCTGGAAGGGTGTAAACCAAAGTCATACTCAAGGCCAAATGCTCTTCAGTGGCAGCCAAACCGAAGGTTGGGGAGAGCAAAGAGATTCTAACCCAGTAGCCCGTCCAGATGACTTTATGAATATGCCTAAACCTGATAAAGACACAAGACAGGGAATTAATGGATGGTATCGAGTTGATAACCATGTTTATCACCATGAAATTACTTCATCCTTTTTAAGTCAATATCTGATGTCTGAATCAAAGGGAGTCCGACGGTTAATTGAAGTTCCCCAACTTGCTGAGGATTTGAGGTTATGGGATGAGGAGGATGTTTACCGTTTAGGGATTCATCAGGTTCTCGCTGAACTTGATAGCGAGCAACTCAAGAATTTACCTGTGGAGGATTGGATTGAGTTGCCTGCTCCTCATAATGCTCTTTCCCTTCCTGGGGATTTGGACGACAGTTCGGATGAGGACTATTAA